In Alteromonas naphthalenivorans, one DNA window encodes the following:
- a CDS encoding mechanosensitive ion channel family protein has product MIPNTFFDFIQEKWTLIQASVYTTTFLIQVLLIAVIYALAFILARQVRRPFKFTREAPQSGAHTIHNMLFKLGGTLFPVITISILKLTTVLGEQFQFDAWVLEIAVVVAVMLFVASLIRGFIDNPVFAGFMRWVGLPILFLHLVGVLPVVTSALESMSLSIGNVDISAYGITRVFLFGGLLFWLGRASNTLGKDIIRSHTTLDVSTKEVFAKLFEVALFCIVFLLLLNVMGINLTALAVFGGALGVGLGLGLQSIASNFISGIIILLDRSLTVGDFVELEDGQKGIVREFKMRYAVLETFDGKDILVPNEKFISSLLINWTHKDPKQRYRIDFSVAYKTDIRAMVEIIKDAVAQHPQVISGEDIPFEELPDCEIDSFGDSGVNMFVEFWMDGVDDGKNRVGGDLLLTVFETLREHQIEIPFPQREVRVVNENGIGIRNTTP; this is encoded by the coding sequence ATGATCCCAAATACGTTTTTCGACTTCATACAAGAAAAATGGACTCTGATACAAGCATCGGTGTATACCACGACGTTCCTCATTCAAGTTTTGCTCATCGCAGTGATATACGCACTGGCCTTTATTCTGGCAAGACAAGTTAGAAGGCCTTTCAAGTTCACACGGGAAGCACCACAAAGCGGGGCACATACAATACACAACATGCTATTCAAACTTGGCGGCACACTGTTCCCCGTCATTACCATTAGCATACTCAAATTGACTACGGTTTTAGGTGAACAATTTCAATTCGATGCTTGGGTACTAGAAATAGCGGTTGTTGTGGCAGTTATGCTATTTGTTGCTTCCTTGATTAGAGGGTTTATAGATAACCCTGTTTTCGCCGGTTTCATGCGGTGGGTAGGCTTGCCTATTTTATTCTTACATTTAGTGGGCGTATTACCTGTTGTTACTAGTGCGCTGGAATCGATGTCGTTATCGATTGGCAATGTCGATATTTCAGCCTATGGAATAACGCGCGTATTTCTTTTTGGCGGCTTGTTGTTTTGGTTAGGTCGAGCATCTAACACCCTTGGAAAAGACATTATTCGCAGCCACACTACGCTAGATGTGTCTACTAAAGAAGTGTTCGCAAAACTCTTTGAAGTTGCGTTATTTTGTATTGTATTCCTGCTACTACTAAACGTGATGGGAATAAATCTAACCGCCTTAGCGGTATTCGGTGGTGCACTGGGCGTAGGGTTGGGCCTTGGGCTGCAATCTATCGCTTCAAACTTTATATCCGGCATTATTATATTGCTTGATAGGTCGTTAACCGTAGGTGATTTCGTAGAACTTGAAGACGGCCAAAAAGGTATCGTGCGGGAATTTAAAATGCGTTATGCGGTTCTCGAAACCTTCGACGGTAAAGACATACTCGTGCCTAACGAAAAGTTCATTAGCTCGTTATTAATCAACTGGACTCACAAAGATCCTAAACAGCGCTACCGTATCGATTTTTCAGTCGCTTATAAAACTGATATTCGAGCAATGGTAGAAATTATAAAAGATGCAGTAGCTCAACATCCTCAGGTTATTAGTGGTGAAGACATCCCCTTTGAAGAACTGCCAGATTGCGAAATAGACAGTTTTGGTGACTCGGGCGTGAATATGTTTGTTGAGTTTTGGATGGATGGTGTTGATGATGGAAAAAACCGTGTTGGCGGAGACCTTTTATTAACCGTGTTCGAAACCCTGAGAGAACATCAGATTGAAATCCCCTTCCCTCAACGTGAAGTACGCGTGGTTAACGAAAACGGTATTGGTATTCGAAATACCACCCCTTAG
- a CDS encoding FadR/GntR family transcriptional regulator, with protein MKSRRLFWSIVEKLEDLIDQGICPAGSRLPAERELAQTYNVSRPTIREAIIALEVRERVEVKTGSGVYVLAQKNAQHSAKTISAFELTQARALIEGEAAALAASTISDDEVSALKKALSDMASPDIADEADQRFHHIISQATHNHAVQLSVENLWELRRSTPEIVAAYNDVCSQGIEQRIKEHTEIFNAIANKDTAAARKAMHSHFNRLINALFDASEARELEEIKRKTDKTRGLYSISHLSK; from the coding sequence ATGAAATCTCGCCGGCTTTTCTGGAGTATTGTAGAAAAACTCGAAGACTTAATCGATCAAGGTATATGTCCAGCTGGGAGTCGACTGCCAGCGGAACGAGAACTAGCACAGACCTACAATGTGAGCCGTCCTACTATTCGTGAGGCGATAATCGCATTAGAGGTTCGCGAACGAGTGGAAGTGAAAACCGGGTCAGGAGTCTATGTATTAGCGCAAAAGAATGCCCAACATTCAGCAAAAACTATTAGTGCTTTCGAGCTTACTCAAGCCAGAGCATTGATTGAAGGGGAAGCCGCCGCGCTGGCTGCATCCACGATAAGCGATGACGAGGTTTCTGCGCTTAAGAAAGCCCTATCAGATATGGCCTCTCCAGATATTGCGGATGAAGCTGATCAGCGTTTTCACCATATTATTTCCCAAGCTACACATAACCATGCAGTGCAACTTTCGGTTGAAAATCTATGGGAACTTCGTCGTTCAACGCCCGAAATAGTAGCGGCCTATAACGATGTCTGCTCTCAAGGTATTGAACAACGAATAAAAGAACATACGGAAATTTTCAACGCCATTGCCAACAAAGACACTGCTGCCGCTCGTAAAGCAATGCACAGCCATTTTAATCGTCTAATAAACGCGTTATTTGATGCTAGTGAAGCGAGAGAGTTAGAAGAGATTAAACGGAAAACGGATAAGACGAGAGGCTTATATTCGATTTCTCATCTAAGTAAATAA
- a CDS encoding sugar kinase, which yields MSELREAENGLLSQGFAGDTYNSAVYMKRTFPQHDVYYISAVGKDALSDEMVMHAVNEGINPRFIGRHEDKHLGLYRIYTDDTGERSFVYWRSDSAAKSMMQTLDSNDIAAMTAFDMVLFSGISLAIINEEDLSTYFSLLTRLKSAGVKLVFDINHRPSLWKSKDDAKRLYAKAYELADIILPGIEDFNFLYGIDTIDETLKFLSDYTFDEVIIKNGSDAVTVINQQGDISQVPLTPVKNVVDTTSAGDAFNGVYLGARLDDSSQKEAVEKASKSAGFVIQHKGAIVDATAYSLFSKNLT from the coding sequence ATGTCAGAGCTTAGGGAAGCCGAGAACGGCTTACTCTCTCAAGGTTTCGCAGGTGACACATATAATTCAGCAGTTTATATGAAACGTACGTTTCCCCAACATGATGTTTATTACATCAGTGCAGTCGGCAAAGATGCGCTAAGTGATGAAATGGTCATGCATGCTGTCAATGAGGGGATAAATCCACGATTTATTGGCAGGCATGAAGATAAGCACCTAGGTCTTTACCGTATATACACAGATGATACTGGTGAACGCTCATTCGTTTATTGGCGTTCGGATTCTGCAGCAAAAAGCATGATGCAAACGCTAGATAGCAACGATATTGCCGCAATGACTGCCTTCGACATGGTGTTGTTTAGTGGTATTAGCCTAGCGATAATAAACGAAGAAGACCTTTCGACGTATTTCTCTTTATTAACCCGATTAAAATCAGCTGGCGTTAAGTTAGTTTTTGATATCAACCACCGCCCTTCGTTGTGGAAAAGTAAAGACGATGCTAAGCGCCTTTACGCAAAAGCTTATGAGCTAGCAGATATTATTCTTCCCGGTATTGAAGATTTTAACTTCTTATATGGCATAGACACTATCGACGAAACACTGAAATTTTTGAGTGATTACACCTTCGACGAAGTGATTATAAAAAATGGTAGTGACGCTGTTACCGTTATTAATCAACAAGGCGATATCTCTCAAGTCCCGCTTACGCCAGTTAAGAATGTGGTAGATACAACATCTGCAGGCGATGCCTTCAACGGCGTTTACCTTGGGGCACGACTAGATGATTCGTCACAAAAAGAAGCGGTCGAGAAAGCATCAAAAAGTGCGGGCTTTGTCATCCAGCACAAAGGCGCCATTGTGGATGCCACCGCTTATAGCCTCTTTAGTAAAAATTTAACCTGA
- the eda gene encoding bifunctional 4-hydroxy-2-oxoglutarate aldolase/2-dehydro-3-deoxy-phosphogluconate aldolase encodes MNSISSIMGEQKLLPIIQVNNADDGVDIAKAMYEANLRTVEVVLRSEKSAEAITAIKAALPEMIVSAGTIIDEASLKIAKDAGADFIVTPAVTERLLTALTACGLPVLPGVSTVADIVLAREHGFREMKLFPASLSGGAAFLKAVGGLFKDTRFCPTGGVSESNYQDYLSMSNIFAVGGTWVAKPEWVEAKNWQAITDACLDVK; translated from the coding sequence ATGAATTCTATATCTTCAATTATGGGAGAGCAGAAGCTTTTACCTATTATCCAAGTCAATAACGCAGACGATGGTGTAGATATCGCAAAAGCGATGTATGAAGCGAACTTGCGCACAGTAGAAGTGGTACTTCGCTCAGAAAAATCTGCCGAAGCTATTACAGCGATAAAAGCCGCTCTACCTGAAATGATTGTCAGCGCGGGAACAATTATCGATGAAGCTTCTTTAAAAATTGCTAAAGACGCGGGCGCTGATTTCATAGTGACGCCAGCCGTCACCGAGCGCTTACTCACAGCTTTAACAGCCTGTGGCTTACCTGTGTTACCTGGCGTTTCCACCGTTGCTGATATTGTATTAGCAAGAGAACATGGCTTTCGTGAAATGAAGTTGTTCCCTGCATCTCTATCTGGCGGCGCAGCGTTTTTAAAAGCGGTAGGTGGACTATTTAAAGATACACGTTTTTGTCCAACCGGCGGTGTGTCAGAAAGTAACTACCAAGATTATTTATCCATGAGCAATATCTTTGCTGTGGGTGGAACTTGGGTGGCAAAACCTGAGTGGGTTGAAGCGAAAAACTGGCAAGCTATTACTGATGCATGCCTAGACGTTAAATAG
- a CDS encoding EAL domain-containing protein, protein MALSIRVYETLYQDFVAYQFDALAENMAVDLLPVINYSAGSFDQTQVLLRLDKYEYVEFARIYNEYDELVNHYVGNPNIDNGSSSTPVVDEANYLHLDNGFHTINNNIFVIKTIGEVDLPMGKLVLSYDIQHPLAENRWKFIGLVSPVVLILLLITVITTVRLQRRLLTPLTSLIAKMKKVEKEANYDVKVSEEGKFEIASLGRGFNSMMLHIKNQIDINKRKTLLLERQQSQMEKLANFDTLTGLPNRQYLMKSLSIELARAKREKSQVALMFLDLDGFKQVNDSYGHDAGDKLLCGISSEISDAMRDGDVVGRLGGDEFLIILVGNPTNSQLEAIAKRLISKITKLDHIDGWRVDPSVSIGIALATDSDYAASTLVTNADVAMYKAKNEGKGRYVWFTASMQEETRRKIQVATHLPQAIENDEFHLVYQAKVNSKGKVVGFEALLRWFDNELGNISPAEFIPIAEQSDRISEITLWVIVQACLEIPHISEHYGEDIRVSINLSAYDLKNVHVTEFILEGLRSGGIPRNNVEFEITESAYMNNFSIANAFLAELKKEGCKISLDDFGTGYSSLSYITEFNIDTLKIDRQFVSQIGTSKRSELITITIIEMAKNLNLNVCAEGIETHEQSAFLTENGCNILQGFLYSKPIPLDALFSQEEQALLNLAN, encoded by the coding sequence ATGGCTTTGTCTATTCGTGTTTACGAAACCTTGTATCAAGATTTTGTTGCCTACCAGTTTGATGCTCTGGCTGAAAATATGGCGGTGGATTTATTGCCAGTCATTAATTACAGCGCAGGAAGCTTTGACCAAACCCAAGTGCTGCTCAGGTTAGACAAATACGAATACGTTGAGTTTGCTCGTATTTACAACGAATACGATGAATTGGTCAATCATTACGTTGGTAACCCCAATATCGATAATGGGTCATCTTCCACTCCGGTTGTTGATGAAGCTAATTACCTTCATTTAGACAATGGCTTTCACACCATTAATAACAACATCTTTGTTATTAAAACGATTGGTGAAGTGGATCTTCCTATGGGAAAGCTCGTTTTATCCTACGACATTCAACATCCTCTTGCCGAAAATCGCTGGAAATTTATTGGGCTAGTCTCGCCTGTCGTCCTCATTCTTCTTCTCATCACCGTCATAACGACTGTGCGCTTACAAAGACGTTTGCTTACCCCGCTGACTTCGCTAATTGCGAAAATGAAAAAAGTCGAAAAAGAAGCTAACTACGATGTAAAAGTGTCGGAAGAAGGCAAGTTTGAAATTGCCTCACTTGGCCGCGGCTTCAATAGCATGATGCTGCACATAAAAAATCAGATAGACATTAATAAGCGCAAAACCCTGTTGCTCGAAAGACAGCAGTCTCAAATGGAGAAGCTTGCCAACTTCGATACGCTAACAGGGTTACCCAACAGACAATATTTAATGAAGAGCTTATCGATTGAATTGGCTCGTGCCAAAAGAGAAAAGTCCCAAGTTGCACTTATGTTTCTCGACTTAGATGGTTTTAAGCAAGTCAACGACTCTTATGGCCACGATGCTGGTGACAAACTACTTTGCGGCATTTCATCTGAAATATCTGATGCTATGCGCGATGGCGACGTAGTGGGTCGTCTTGGCGGCGATGAATTTCTTATTATCTTAGTGGGAAACCCTACGAACTCACAACTAGAAGCAATAGCGAAGCGACTCATCAGTAAAATAACCAAGTTGGATCATATTGATGGTTGGCGAGTAGACCCTAGCGTTAGCATAGGTATTGCTCTCGCTACCGACAGTGATTACGCCGCGTCCACGTTAGTCACAAACGCTGATGTGGCTATGTATAAAGCGAAAAACGAGGGCAAAGGTCGTTACGTTTGGTTTACTGCGTCGATGCAAGAGGAAACTAGACGCAAAATTCAGGTGGCTACTCACCTTCCTCAAGCCATCGAGAACGATGAATTCCATTTAGTTTATCAAGCTAAAGTCAACAGTAAGGGTAAAGTGGTAGGTTTTGAGGCCTTATTGCGCTGGTTTGACAACGAGCTTGGTAATATTTCTCCCGCTGAGTTTATACCCATAGCCGAGCAAAGCGACAGAATTTCAGAAATTACGCTTTGGGTGATAGTCCAAGCTTGTTTAGAGATACCCCATATATCGGAGCACTATGGTGAAGATATTAGAGTTTCAATCAACCTTTCCGCTTACGATTTAAAAAACGTTCATGTGACCGAGTTTATTTTAGAGGGGTTACGTTCCGGTGGGATACCCAGAAATAATGTGGAATTTGAAATCACCGAATCGGCTTATATGAATAATTTCTCTATCGCAAATGCCTTTTTAGCCGAGCTTAAAAAAGAAGGCTGCAAGATATCCTTAGACGACTTTGGAACGGGTTACTCATCATTAAGTTACATCACAGAGTTTAACATCGACACGCTTAAAATAGACCGACAGTTTGTGAGTCAAATTGGCACATCGAAACGTTCTGAACTTATCACTATCACCATTATCGAAATGGCGAAAAACCTGAATTTAAATGTATGCGCTGAGGGTATTGAAACCCACGAACAGTCCGCTTTTTTAACCGAGAATGGTTGCAACATTTTGCAAGGTTTCTTATACAGCAAACCTATCCCCCTTGACGCTTTGTTTTCGCAAGAAGAACAGGCTTTATTAAACCTAGCAAACTAA
- a CDS encoding DEAD/DEAH box helicase, with amino-acid sequence MSFSELGLAAPLLQAIEKQGYTTPSPIQQQAIPIILEGKDILAAAQTGTGKTAGFSLPLLHRLLDGRPAASNCVRALILTPTRELAAQVEENVKSFSEFLPLKTAVVFGGVGINPQMKALRSGVDVLIATPGRLLDLYQQNAVKFSQLETLVLDEADRMLDMGFIHDIKRILKLLPTKRQTLLFSATFSSEITTLAQTITNNPEKVSTAPANTTVETVQQHLVPIDKSKKTAALISLIKQNGWKQVLVFSRTKHGANRIADKLSRARIPSAAIHGNKSQGARTKALSEFKSGEIDVLVATDIAARGIDINELPIVINIDLPNTPADYVHRIGRTGRAGASGQAWSFVSIDELDQLKDIETLIQQLLPRQIIEGFEPQAKVPETTLSAPKKPNKPKRPRQSQGGNGNGNSQGDRPARRSGSRNGPRGQGRPGGSGKPGGSGRSNAGKPSSRRAPTSKA; translated from the coding sequence ATGTCTTTTTCTGAGTTGGGCCTAGCTGCCCCGCTACTACAAGCTATTGAAAAACAAGGCTATACAACGCCTTCGCCCATTCAGCAGCAAGCTATTCCCATTATTCTTGAAGGCAAAGACATACTGGCAGCAGCGCAAACAGGTACAGGTAAAACAGCAGGCTTTTCTTTGCCTTTGCTACACCGTTTATTGGATGGCAGACCCGCTGCATCTAATTGTGTTCGCGCACTTATTTTAACGCCAACCCGTGAACTTGCGGCGCAGGTGGAAGAAAACGTAAAATCGTTTAGTGAGTTTTTGCCACTTAAAACCGCCGTGGTATTCGGTGGTGTGGGTATTAACCCGCAAATGAAAGCGCTACGCTCAGGTGTTGATGTACTTATCGCCACCCCTGGCCGCTTGCTCGACCTCTACCAACAAAACGCGGTTAAGTTCAGCCAACTTGAAACCTTGGTGTTAGATGAAGCCGATAGAATGCTAGACATGGGCTTCATCCATGACATAAAACGTATTCTTAAATTGTTGCCGACTAAGCGACAAACCTTATTGTTCTCAGCGACATTCTCTTCTGAAATAACCACGCTGGCGCAAACGATTACGAACAATCCTGAGAAAGTGTCTACGGCACCTGCTAATACTACTGTTGAAACAGTTCAGCAGCATTTAGTGCCTATCGACAAGTCTAAGAAAACAGCGGCCTTAATTAGCCTAATTAAGCAAAATGGTTGGAAGCAGGTGTTAGTGTTTAGCAGAACTAAGCATGGCGCTAACCGTATTGCAGACAAACTGAGTAGAGCGCGTATTCCAAGTGCAGCAATCCATGGCAATAAAAGCCAAGGTGCGCGTACAAAGGCGCTGTCTGAGTTTAAAAGTGGTGAAATTGATGTGCTGGTAGCGACTGATATTGCTGCTCGCGGTATCGACATCAACGAGCTACCTATTGTTATTAATATCGACTTACCAAATACACCTGCAGACTATGTGCACCGAATTGGCAGAACGGGTAGAGCTGGGGCCAGTGGTCAAGCTTGGTCTTTCGTTAGTATTGATGAACTAGATCAACTTAAAGATATCGAAACTCTTATTCAACAATTACTTCCGCGCCAAATTATTGAAGGTTTTGAGCCTCAAGCTAAAGTACCTGAAACCACATTGTCAGCGCCTAAAAAGCCAAACAAGCCTAAGCGCCCACGTCAATCTCAAGGTGGCAACGGTAACGGCAATAGTCAAGGCGACAGACCCGCGCGTCGTTCTGGTAGCCGAAACGGACCTCGAGGGCAGGGTAGACCGGGTGGTTCTGGTAAGCCTGGCGGTTCAGGTCGCTCTAACGCTGGTAAACCTAGCTCACGCAGAGCGCCAACCAGCAAAGCATAG
- a CDS encoding ATP-binding cassette domain-containing protein: MAGSQAVSVKIVSFRGIESEFVLSQNGDYDIGRSDTCFASVNAELLSRQHLVIRYLDGRVFVTDNNSSNGSIIGDLKLVGGQPYEVQLPSTILLANGSIHVELCSSTLASTTSHTNSSAPQVSPTTSQPQLGPVTHSGSENNELHQLLLIRGQVLIGRSFDCNYVIDSLQASRKHALLALADGQITLKDLDTTNGTFVNGEKISGSVSISTTDEITIGTTTFAIESGRVELEYAIVADNIEKVYARGVVGLNTMSLKIPSKQFIALMGPSGCGKSTLLKGLNGANPVTSGAITVQGLKLNNSNYNTLKKYIGYVPQDDIVHGELSVERTLFYAAKLRISDDVTKREIKDKISTVLASLNLDTDAIRKSKVCDLSGGQRKRVSIAVELLNDPKILFLDEPTSPLDPETIEDFLSCIRRLVSKGQTVIMVTHKPSDLDYVDQVIFLSKGGYQTYYGDKKQLLNHFEKDNIIEVYSMMKNPEEGQQWYQHWVSQNPASALEVKQEVLAKKSNTALIGQFFWLSVRYFNIKINDHANLLLLLAQPLIIGGLLVFIFSKLQVSVMFMMAVSAVWFGVSNAAKEIVSELPIYERERMYNLNIFNYIASKLTVLSIIACIQVAIFIAITHLAYRSVNGDANEVQLWSVSATALFMLLLSVSATLFGLYLSAVFTTTEKVMTFVPIALMPQIMLAGIIAPLDNNIKVLLSYLTLGRWGTEGFAHIQDGAARELEKWTNEKADIPASVMVRVFNPPAATNKGDATEFATQGAMQQLNLYNDNTEMVSLFPESFTGVLIAITLINVLAFGGLLLALRSKDKRFI; this comes from the coding sequence ATGGCAGGATCACAAGCAGTCAGCGTTAAAATAGTGTCTTTTAGAGGCATAGAATCAGAATTTGTCTTATCTCAAAATGGGGACTACGATATAGGTCGTTCCGACACTTGCTTCGCCAGCGTTAATGCCGAACTACTCTCCCGTCAGCATTTAGTTATTCGCTACCTCGATGGGCGCGTTTTTGTTACCGATAATAATAGTTCCAACGGCAGCATCATCGGCGACTTAAAACTAGTAGGCGGTCAACCTTATGAAGTGCAGCTTCCTAGTACGATTTTATTAGCGAATGGCAGCATCCATGTCGAGCTATGCTCTTCAACTTTAGCCTCTACAACCTCACATACTAATTCTTCAGCACCACAGGTTTCACCAACAACTTCCCAGCCCCAACTTGGGCCTGTCACTCATAGTGGCTCTGAAAATAACGAACTTCATCAATTACTATTAATCCGTGGGCAAGTACTCATTGGTCGCTCTTTCGACTGCAATTACGTTATCGACTCCCTTCAGGCATCACGAAAGCACGCTTTACTCGCGTTAGCTGATGGCCAGATAACATTAAAAGACCTTGATACCACCAACGGTACGTTCGTAAATGGTGAAAAAATTAGTGGCTCAGTGAGTATCTCCACTACTGATGAAATCACCATTGGAACCACGACGTTTGCTATTGAAAGCGGTAGAGTTGAACTTGAATACGCTATCGTGGCAGATAACATAGAAAAAGTGTACGCCCGTGGCGTTGTTGGCCTAAATACCATGAGCTTAAAAATTCCGAGTAAGCAATTTATTGCCTTAATGGGGCCTTCTGGCTGTGGAAAATCAACCTTACTGAAAGGCTTAAACGGTGCCAACCCTGTAACCTCTGGGGCTATTACCGTACAGGGGTTAAAACTAAATAATAGTAATTACAACACGCTCAAAAAGTATATTGGCTATGTGCCCCAAGACGATATTGTTCATGGGGAATTAAGCGTCGAAAGAACCCTCTTTTACGCCGCCAAATTGCGTATTTCCGACGATGTTACGAAGCGGGAAATTAAAGATAAAATAAGCACAGTGCTGGCAAGTCTAAATCTGGATACCGACGCTATAAGAAAAAGTAAGGTCTGTGATCTATCCGGGGGACAGAGAAAACGGGTATCTATTGCGGTAGAACTGCTCAATGACCCTAAAATATTATTTTTGGATGAGCCCACCTCTCCTTTAGATCCAGAGACCATTGAAGATTTCCTATCCTGTATTAGACGGTTAGTGAGCAAGGGGCAAACCGTTATCATGGTCACCCATAAACCCTCCGATTTAGACTATGTTGATCAAGTTATCTTTTTATCCAAGGGAGGGTATCAAACCTATTATGGTGATAAGAAGCAGCTTCTAAACCATTTCGAAAAAGACAATATTATTGAAGTGTATTCCATGATGAAAAACCCAGAAGAAGGCCAACAGTGGTATCAACATTGGGTTAGCCAAAATCCTGCGTCTGCCCTCGAAGTAAAGCAAGAAGTACTCGCGAAGAAATCAAACACTGCTCTGATTGGTCAGTTTTTTTGGCTCTCAGTGCGTTATTTCAATATCAAGATTAATGACCACGCAAATTTGCTTTTGTTACTCGCGCAACCACTCATTATTGGTGGGTTACTTGTTTTTATATTTAGTAAACTTCAAGTGAGCGTGATGTTTATGATGGCAGTATCTGCGGTTTGGTTTGGGGTAAGTAATGCAGCTAAAGAAATAGTCTCTGAGCTCCCCATCTACGAACGGGAGCGCATGTATAACCTAAATATCTTCAATTATATTGCGTCTAAGCTAACGGTACTGTCGATTATCGCTTGTATACAAGTGGCTATATTTATCGCTATAACGCATCTTGCGTATCGCAGCGTAAATGGGGATGCCAATGAAGTACAACTTTGGAGTGTTAGCGCAACAGCGCTGTTTATGCTGTTGTTGTCGGTTTCAGCCACCTTATTTGGCCTCTATCTATCCGCAGTATTTACCACCACTGAAAAGGTCATGACTTTTGTACCTATTGCCCTTATGCCGCAAATCATGCTGGCGGGAATTATTGCGCCGCTAGACAATAATATAAAAGTTCTGCTCAGTTACCTTACGTTAGGTAGGTGGGGAACTGAAGGGTTTGCGCATATTCAGGATGGTGCAGCCAGAGAGCTGGAAAAGTGGACGAATGAAAAAGCGGACATACCCGCTTCCGTTATGGTGCGGGTATTCAATCCACCCGCAGCCACAAACAAAGGTGATGCAACAGAATTTGCCACCCAAGGCGCAATGCAGCAACTTAATTTATACAATGACAATACTGAAATGGTGAGCTTGTTTCCAGAGAGTTTTACTGGTGTACTTATCGCTATTACGCTAATAAACGTGCTCGCGTTTGGCGGGTTGTTACTCGCACTTCGTAGTAAAGACAAACGATTTATTTGA